In Spiroplasma chinense, the DNA window TAAAAAAAGCACTAATTTGTTGTTAAAATCTTATTGATGTTATTTTTATTCTTTTACTAAAACTAGTTAAAGTTGTGTAAAATAATAATAGAATTTTAGGAGTGATGACATGAAGAAGTTTTTAAATTTACTGGCTGCAACAGCACTAGTAACTACTTCTGCTTCAACTGTAGTATCTTGTTCAAGTACTGCAAATTGAAAAACATTTAAAGGTTGAATTGACAAACAAGATAGCTTTATATTATATATTGGAGCTAGAGATTGTGAATATTGTCAACAATTTGAAACTGCAAAAGATATAGTTTCAAGTGAACCTGGAAATTCATTAGAAGATCGTATTACATCTTTACAAAATGAATATAATAATCTAACAATTGTTGGAAATACTCAAACTGATGATTTAACAGGATTTGGACAAGCTTTAAAAAGTGATTTACGTTTCGAAACATTTATGATCGATGAAAAAGCAAATAACTTTAGAGAAAAATGAAGTAAAAACATTTTAGATTGAGCTGTTGACCAAGTGACAAATATTTACATTGACTATAGATGAGGTTCAACACCAGGTGGTGACTTAATCGATACTACTGTAAAAGAAAATATTGCAAAAAAAGTTGCTAAAAACGCTTTTTACAAAAATGGGGATAAAACTTCACCAAACGTAGGTACACCATTCTTCTTAGTTGTAAGAAATGGAAAATTAGTAACTTGAACAACTGATGGTTATTCAGAATCAACTGAAACTAATGATAAACTTGTTGAGTTTGACAACTGATTCAATGCAATTAGAGAAGATTTCAAAAATCCAGACATTAAATCATCAATTATGAGTAAATTAGAAGATTACAGTCCTGATGCTTCAACATCAGAAAGTAAAACTAATTTCAACTATGATCAAATTGATTTTAATAACTATACAAATTGAAACAAATAATGACTAAGTCATTATTTTTTTTGTCTAAAAATTAAAAAAGACATAAAAAAA includes these proteins:
- a CDS encoding lipoprotein; amino-acid sequence: MKKFLNLLAATALVTTSASTVVSCSSTANWKTFKGWIDKQDSFILYIGARDCEYCQQFETAKDIVSSEPGNSLEDRITSLQNEYNNLTIVGNTQTDDLTGFGQALKSDLRFETFMIDEKANNFREKWSKNILDWAVDQVTNIYIDYRWGSTPGGDLIDTTVKENIAKKVAKNAFYKNGDKTSPNVGTPFFLVVRNGKLVTWTTDGYSESTETNDKLVEFDNWFNAIREDFKNPDIKSSIMSKLEDYSPDASTSESKTNFNYDQIDFNNYTNWNK